In Candidatus Neomarinimicrobiota bacterium, the DNA window CTTCAATTCATCTTCTGTAATTTCTTCTTCGCCAAGATACTTTTCAAGCAAATGCTCGTCATAACCGGCAGTCTCTTCGATTAAATGGTGACGCCATTTCTCAGCTTCTTCCTTCATGTCATCAGGAATGTCGCCTATTTCAAAATGAGCACCCAATGAAGATTCATTGTATAAAATAGCTTTCATTGAAATCAGGTCAATAATACCTGTAAAAATATCACCTGCACCAATCGGCAATACGATCGGCAAAGGATTAGCGCCTAAACGATCTTTGATCATTCCCAAAACATTATAAAAGTCAGCACCAATACGATCCATCTTATTGACAAAAGCAATTCTTGGAACGTCATATTTATCAGCTTGGCGCCACACTGTTTCACTTTGAGGCTCTACTCCGCCAACAGCACAAAAGACAGCGCAAGACCCATCCAACACCCTCAAGGACCGTTCAACTTCTACGGTAAAGTCAACGTGACCTGGTGTATCAATAATGTTTATGCGGTGGTCTTCCCAAATGGCTGTTGTAGCAGCAGAAGTGATAGTAATACCACGCTCTTTTTCCTGCTCCATCCAATCCATGGTTGCGCCACCATCGTGTACTTCACCAATCTTGTGTGTACGACCAGTGTAATAAAGTATTCGTTCAGTCAGTGTTGTTTTACCAGCATCAATGTGGGCCATGATACCAATATTGCGAACATTCTGTAGTGCAATTTTTTTCATAAGGTACTAGTATAATTTATCTAAAGTGGGCGAATGCACGGTTTGCCTCAGCCATCCGGTGCGTATCTTCTTTTTTCTTTATAGCGCCGCCTTCATTATTCGCAGCAGATATAAGCTCAGCAGCCAGACGTTCCTGCATAGGTTTGCCTGAACGACTTCGCGCAGCATTAATAAGCCAATGTGAGGCCAGGAAAAATTGTCTATGCTTTGGCACCTCAATCGGCACTTGGTAGGTTGCACCACCAACACGGCGGGATTTTACTTCCAGCATAGGAGCTGTATTGGTTACAGCCAATTTGAAAATTTCAACACCATCTTTTTTTGTGCGAGATTTAATTGTACCCATAGCACCGTAAAAAATCTGCTCAGCTGCACCTTTTTTGCCACCAAACATTAAATAATTCATAAACTTTGCCACTTCCAAGTCATTATAAATGGGATCGGGTAAAATTTTTCTTTTTTCTGGTCTTCTTCTTCTCATAATTAATCTTTTGGACGTTTAGCGCCGTAACGAGAACGGCTGGTTTTGCGATCTGTCACTCCGGCTGTGTCTAACGTACCACGAACAATGTGATAACGAACTCCGGGCAAATCTTTCACACGACCACCTTCAATCAAAACGATTGAGTGCTCTTGAAGATTGTGACCTTCTCCAGGTATATATGCAGTAACCTCAATCCCGTTAGTCAGCCTTACACGTGCCACCTTTCGGAGAGCAGAGTTTGGCTTTTTCGGAGTTGTGGTATATACACGCGTACATACCCCACGTTTTTGGGGGTTCCCTTTTAAAGCTGGTGTAGTGAGTTTCTTCTTCACCTGCTTTCTTCCTTGGCGAACTAATTGGTTTATCGTCGGCATTTCGGTTCCATAAAAGCTTATAAAGTTACAATAAGATTGAATTGTTTAGCAATGTGTTTTTGAATCATTTTAGTCTTTTTTTTAGATGACTTTTGTTTCTGTTATTTCCGCTTTATCCGCCAATGCAGATTCAGGGTCAGAAACCAAAATATCTCTTAAATGTGGCGATCCAGTTCCGGCGGGAATTAATCGTCCCACTGCAACATTCTCTTTCAATCCACGGAGGTAGTCTGTTTTTCCTGATGTAGAGGCATCGGTCAAGACTCGCGTGGTCTCCTGAAATGATGCAGCAGAAATAAAACTTTCCGTGTTTAAAGATGCTCGTGTAATACCCATCAATAATGGATTAAATGTAGCTGGATTGGTTTTCCGGGATTTAGCCGGTTTTTTACCATCTTCTTTTAATGCTTTATTAATTTCCTGGTATTCTTTTTTATCTACCAATACTTCCTCTTCCAACTCAGAATCGCCGGAATTGGTTACAACCACCATGGATTGCATTTTTTCATTTGTTTCGAAAAATTCGGCTCTATTCACACGATCTTGAGGTAAGTAACGGGAATCACCTACTTCGTCAATACTTACCTTCTGCATCATCTGGCGAACGATGACCTCAATATGTTTGTCATCAATTTTAACGCCCTGCAAACGATAAACTTCTTGAATTTCGTTTACTAAATATTCGCGAACCTTATTTGGCCCTAATACATTAAGAATGTCTGCTGGCGAAATACTACCCTCACACAGAGAAACACCGGCGGTAATCTTATCACCTTCATGGACAACCACGTGCTTACCGTAGGGGATTGAGTATTTACGCTCAACACCATCTACGCCTTCTACGATGATTTTTCGAATTCCACGCTTTGTTTCGCCAAATTTGACTAAACCATCAATCTCAGAAACAACAGCAGGGTCAGAAGGCTTTCGCGCTTCGAACAATTCAGTTACTCTTGGTAAACCACCTGTAATATCGCGCGTTTTACCAATTGCTCTTGGAATTTTTACAAGCGTCTGGCCACGTACAACTTTATCACCATTGCGTACTACAAGATTTGCAGTCACTGGCAAAATAGTTCCACCCGCAAGGACAGTACCATGTTTATCCATAATTTCAATATGAGGACTCATGTTGCGGTCTTTAGCTTCGACGATTACCATCTGCTTTTTACCACCCTCGACAGATTCAACTTGGTAGGTTTCATTTTCAATAAAATCTTTTAATTCAACGATACCCGTTTGACGAGCTAAAATAACATCAGTATACGGATCCCACTGGAACAAGCTTGTTCCTGCGGGTACTTTTTCACCATCACCAACATTCATGTTTGCACCATAAGGAACATTGTATTCAGCCATGACACGGCCGTCTTTATCTGTGATAGCAATTTTAGCATGTCGTACCATACAGCGATTAACCAAGACGCCCGATTCATCCTTTGCATCAGCGACGTCAAGATTTTCAGAATACTTTATAGTCCCGGGGCGCTTCGTCTGCATTTCTGACTGCTCAATGATACGTGTTGCTGTACCACCGATATGAAATGTCCGCAACGTTAACTGCGTACCAGGCTCGCCAATACTTTGGGCTGCTTGTATTCCAACTGCTGTTCCCAAGTCCACCAATTTGTGATTAGATGGGTTCCAGCCGTAACATCTGGCACATACACCACGAAGTGATTCGCAAGTCAGCACAGATCGGATGTGAAGTGATTCAATATTGCTATCAGCAATACTGTTGGCTTCTTCATCACGGACCATTGTTCCAGCCTTTATCACAACTTTACCATCTTCGATAAAATCTTCCAAAAGTGTCCTTCCGAGAACTCTTTCAGATAATGGTTCAATAATATCTTCCCCTTCTTTCAGATCGTCTGCTAAGATACCATTGATGGTACCGCAATCTATCTCGGAAATCACAACATCCTGCGCCACATCGACAAGACGACGGGTCAAGTAACCAGCATCAGCAGTTTTTAAAGCTGTATCAGCCAATCCTTTACGGGCACCGTGAGTGGAAATAAAATATTCCTGAACAGATAATCCTTCTTTGAAGTTTGATGTAATTGGTGATTCAATAATTTCACCCTTTCCACCTGTCATTGACTTCTTCGGTTTAGCCATCAATCCGCGCATACCGGCCAACTGTTTAATCTGATCTTGACTCCCACGAGCACCGGAATCCGCCATCATATATACTGGGTTAAAACCCTGGTCATCAGATTTCATGGAATCCATCATGCTCCCAGCAACATCATTAGTTGCATGGGTCCATATATCAATAATTTTGTTGTATCGTTCACCGTCAGTTAAAATATGACGTTTAAACTTATCCTGAATAGCGTCCACCTTTTTTTGAGCTGCATCAATTATTTCATCCTTCGCATCAGGAATCAGAATATCGCTTATTGCAATAGAAATACCTGCTTTTGTCGCAGCATTAAAGCCAATAGTTTTGAGCTTATCCAAAAAGATAACGGTCTTTTTATTTCCGGCAACGAGGTAAATCTCATTTACCAGTTTGCTCAATAGTTTTTTATCAATTATTTTATCTACATAGCCCATTTCTTCTGGGATAATTGCATTAATAATCACTCTTCCAACAGTGGTGTCTTTCTGCCACTCGCCATTATGGCGGACATTTATAATGGCATTAACATCCACAGCTTTATTTTCATACGCCATAAGGACTTCATTGAACGAGCCGAAGGATTTTCCTTCACCTTTACAACCTGTCCGTCTTCGAGTAAGGTAATAGGTTCCCAAGACCATATCTTGAGATGGCAACGCCAAAGGTTTACCATTTGCAGGGTGTAAAATATTATGACTAGAAAGCATGAGTACGCGCGCTTCCATTTGTGCAGCCAAAGACAAGGGTACGTGCACCGCCATTTGGTCACCATCAAAGTCAGCGTTAAATGCCGCGCAAACCAATGGGTGAATACGAATCGCCTTTCCATCAACCAAAACTGGCTGAAAGGCCTGAACACCTAAACGGTGAAGCGTTGGCGCCCGGTTTAACAGCACAGGGTGATCATGGACAACATATTCAAGAACCTTATATACTATTGGATCCTTATCTTCAATTAATAGTTTTGCACTACGGGGCGTTTGGGCATAACCGCGGGCTATCAATGCATTAATCATGTGAGGCTTAAATAACTCAAGAGCCATATCCTTTGGCAATCCACACTCATGGAGTTCAAGCTCAGGACCCACTACAATTACGGAACGGCCGGAATAATCGACACGTTTACCCAATAAATTTTGACGGAATCGTCCGGTTTTTCCTCGAATCATATCTGAGATAGATTTTAACGGTCGACGCGTACCACTACGGATAGCTGTTTTACGGCGACTATTGTCGAACAAGGCATCCACAGATTCCTGAAGCATCCGTTTTTCGTTACGCAAAATGACATCCGGAGCTTTGATTTCCATCAACTGTTTTAAACGGTTGTTTCGAATTATAATGCGACGATATAAATCGTTGAGATCACTGGCAGCAAAACGTCCGCCGTCCAATGGAACTAGAGGTCTTAACTCTGGTGGTATCACGGGTAAAATGGGCACAACCATCCACTCAGGTTTATTAATCTTTTTGGTTGTATTCATGTCAACCAAAAACGATTTAACAACCTTCAGACGTTTGAGTGCTTCTTCGCGTTTTTGTTTGGATTTGGAAGTTTTAAGAACGTCTTCCATTTCACGGCGAAGTTCTACAAGGTTCATCCTTGATAACATTTCTTTCAGCGCTTCACCACCCATGGTTGCATAGAAAAAATCTTCATTATCACGTTCTTCTTCACTCACTGCATCAAAACCGTAAAGCTGTTCCAGCTCTAGGAATTCAGGCTCATCAATCATCTCAAATTGTTCTTTACCGCTTTTACCCGGATCAATGATCAGAAATTGTTCATAATAAACAACTTTTTCTAAATTTTTTGTACTGATACCGGCTAAATAGCTGAGTTTTGAAGGGATTGCACGCAAATACCAGACATGCACTACAGGAACTGCCAAAGTAATATGCCCCATCCGTTCGCGACGCACTTTTTTACGGGTAACTTCAACACCACAGCGATCGCAGATAATACCACGATAACGAATACCTTTATATTTACCGCAATGGCATTCGTAATCTTTTACAGGTCCAAAAATCTTTTCACAAAACAGACCGTCTTTTTCTGGTTTGTAGGAACGATAGTTGATTGTTTCAGGTTTGAGGATTTCCCCATAGGATTTCTGTAAAACACTTTCCGGCGATGCCAATCCAATGGTTATCGAAGAAAAGCCTTTACTTGTATCTAGTTTATTGGTTTGAATGAAAGTCAATGTAATTCTCCCCTAGTCTAATTCTATGTCTAAGTTAAGGCCCTGCAGTTCCTTGATGAGTACGTTAAACGACTCAGGAACACCAAATTTCGGCAGAGCTTCACCTTTTACGATTGCGTTATATACCTTTGAACGGCCGTCCACATCATCCGATTTAACGGTCAAGATTTCTTGCAAAGTATGCGCTGCGCCATAAGCTTCTAGTGCCCAACATTCCATTTCACCGAAACGTTGACCACCAAACTGAGCTTTACCACCCAGCGGCTGCTGAGTAACGAGCGAATACGGTCCCGTTGAACGGGCATGCATTTTATCATCCACCATATGACTTAGTTTCATCATATAGATAGTACCTACGGTAACAGGATTTTCCATTTTTTCACCAGTGCGTCCATCGATTAAAGTTGTCTTTCCTGTAAGAGGAAGTCCAGCTTTTTTCATTTCTGTTTCAACTTCGGCTGGTGTTGCACCATTAAATACAGGCGTTGCATACTTTATGCCCAATATATCTCCAGCCCAGCCCAGCATTGTTTCATAGAGCTGACCTAAGTTCATACGAGACGGCACACCTAGCGGATTCAATACAACATCCACTGGGGTTCCATCTTCAAGAAACGGCATATCTTCTTCAGGAACTACAGTTGCGACAATACCCTTATTTCCGTGACGGCCAGCCATTTTATCACCGACTTGAA includes these proteins:
- the rpsG gene encoding 30S ribosomal protein S7, producing the protein MRRRRPEKRKILPDPIYNDLEVAKFMNYLMFGGKKGAAEQIFYGAMGTIKSRTKKDGVEIFKLAVTNTAPMLEVKSRRVGGATYQVPIEVPKHRQFFLASHWLINAARSRSGKPMQERLAAELISAANNEGGAIKKKEDTHRMAEANRAFAHFR
- a CDS encoding 30S ribosomal protein S12, which produces MPTINQLVRQGRKQVKKKLTTPALKGNPQKRGVCTRVYTTTPKKPNSALRKVARVRLTNGIEVTAYIPGEGHNLQEHSIVLIEGGRVKDLPGVRYHIVRGTLDTAGVTDRKTSRSRYGAKRPKD
- the rpoC gene encoding DNA-directed RNA polymerase subunit beta', producing the protein MQTNKLDTSKGFSSITIGLASPESVLQKSYGEILKPETINYRSYKPEKDGLFCEKIFGPVKDYECHCGKYKGIRYRGIICDRCGVEVTRKKVRRERMGHITLAVPVVHVWYLRAIPSKLSYLAGISTKNLEKVVYYEQFLIIDPGKSGKEQFEMIDEPEFLELEQLYGFDAVSEEERDNEDFFYATMGGEALKEMLSRMNLVELRREMEDVLKTSKSKQKREEALKRLKVVKSFLVDMNTTKKINKPEWMVVPILPVIPPELRPLVPLDGGRFAASDLNDLYRRIIIRNNRLKQLMEIKAPDVILRNEKRMLQESVDALFDNSRRKTAIRSGTRRPLKSISDMIRGKTGRFRQNLLGKRVDYSGRSVIVVGPELELHECGLPKDMALELFKPHMINALIARGYAQTPRSAKLLIEDKDPIVYKVLEYVVHDHPVLLNRAPTLHRLGVQAFQPVLVDGKAIRIHPLVCAAFNADFDGDQMAVHVPLSLAAQMEARVLMLSSHNILHPANGKPLALPSQDMVLGTYYLTRRRTGCKGEGKSFGSFNEVLMAYENKAVDVNAIINVRHNGEWQKDTTVGRVIINAIIPEEMGYVDKIIDKKLLSKLVNEIYLVAGNKKTVIFLDKLKTIGFNAATKAGISIAISDILIPDAKDEIIDAAQKKVDAIQDKFKRHILTDGERYNKIIDIWTHATNDVAGSMMDSMKSDDQGFNPVYMMADSGARGSQDQIKQLAGMRGLMAKPKKSMTGGKGEIIESPITSNFKEGLSVQEYFISTHGARKGLADTALKTADAGYLTRRLVDVAQDVVISEIDCGTINGILADDLKEGEDIIEPLSERVLGRTLLEDFIEDGKVVIKAGTMVRDEEANSIADSNIESLHIRSVLTCESLRGVCARCYGWNPSNHKLVDLGTAVGIQAAQSIGEPGTQLTLRTFHIGGTATRIIEQSEMQTKRPGTIKYSENLDVADAKDESGVLVNRCMVRHAKIAITDKDGRVMAEYNVPYGANMNVGDGEKVPAGTSLFQWDPYTDVILARQTGIVELKDFIENETYQVESVEGGKKQMVIVEAKDRNMSPHIEIMDKHGTVLAGGTILPVTANLVVRNGDKVVRGQTLVKIPRAIGKTRDITGGLPRVTELFEARKPSDPAVVSEIDGLVKFGETKRGIRKIIVEGVDGVERKYSIPYGKHVVVHEGDKITAGVSLCEGSISPADILNVLGPNKVREYLVNEIQEVYRLQGVKIDDKHIEVIVRQMMQKVSIDEVGDSRYLPQDRVNRAEFFETNEKMQSMVVVTNSGDSELEEEVLVDKKEYQEINKALKEDGKKPAKSRKTNPATFNPLLMGITRASLNTESFISAASFQETTRVLTDASTSGKTDYLRGLKENVAVGRLIPAGTGSPHLRDILVSDPESALADKAEITETKVI